The Anopheles merus strain MAF chromosome 2L, AmerM5.1, whole genome shotgun sequence genome has a segment encoding these proteins:
- the LOC121594217 gene encoding uncharacterized protein LOC121594217, whose protein sequence is MHPTAGFVLIAGLIVVLCPDVQGLYTSSDVNTSKQSYFFGAKDAGDILCYSKTLLKGSVMPQDVSYTNPTAGKNINFITLAADKYSTHGFTADISSGKIGTTTVTIKINAKSILPYAIIVKYYCVK, encoded by the exons ATGCATCCGACAGCGGGATTTGTGCTGATCGCGGGACTGATCGTCGTCCTCTGCCCAGATGTCCAAGGCCTGTACACGTCGAGCGATGTGAACACGTCGAAGCAGAGCTACTTTTTCGGCGCGAAAGATGCGGGCGACATTTTGTGCTACTCCAAAACGCTGCTCAAGGGCTCGGTAATGCCACAGGATGTGTCGTACACCAATCCGACAGCG GGTAAAAACATCAACTTTATTACGCTGGCGGCGGACAAGTACTCGACGCACGGATTTACGGCCGATATTTCTAGTGGCAAGATTGGAACAACGACCGTTACAATTAAGATAAATGCAAAGTCGATTTTGCCGTACGCCATTATAGTGAAGTACTATTGCGTAAAGTAA
- the LOC121594010 gene encoding uncharacterized protein LOC121594010 has protein sequence MHPTYRLSAFCLTVILCCLAARGTVGSLQTNTNPAVKEFGVADAMLVLCFDKTVYALSRSPTSLAHITDKNINYVKVETLKPGYYGGVNAEITGGAIKKPNIVITLTEGGRKNLFKSNVRVQMYCES, from the exons ATGCATCCCACGTACCGGCTGAGTGCGTTCTGCCTGACCGTGATCCTGTGCTGCCTGGCGGCCCGAGGCACGGTGGGCTCGCTGCAGACAAATACCAACCCGGCGGTGAAGGAATTTGGTGTGGCGGACGCTATGCTCGTGCTGTGCTTCGACAAGACGGTCTACGCGCTTAGCCGAAGCCCAACATCGTTGGCTCACATTACG GACAAAAACATCAACTACGTCAAGGTGGAAACGCTCAAACCAGGATACTATGGTGGCGTGAATGCTGAAATTACCGGCGGTGCCATCAAAAAGCCGAACATCGTTATTACACTCACCGAGGGTGGAAGAAAGAACCTTTTCAAAAGTAACGTAAGGGTGCAAATGTATTGCGAATCTTAA
- the LOC121594116 gene encoding uncharacterized protein LOC121594116, giving the protein MDRCCLFVMGFLWIVTLHTSGANLLNTNQDLVVQFGTYDAMFQQCFYQKLYSGMISPQSVTFNNPAAKAIKYVIVESDQKIDLGGIAASITAGTVGDSKAITVQVNTSPNTIKFLNNFTVKMYCEK; this is encoded by the exons ATGGACCGTTGTTGCCTGTTTGTGATGGGATTTCTGTGGATCGTCACCCTACATACGAGCGGTGCGAACTTGTTGAACACGAACCAGGATCTGGTGGTGCAGTTCGGAACGTACGATGCAATGTTCCAGCAGTGCTTCTACCAGAAGCTTTACTCCGGCATGATCAGCCCGCAAAGTGTGACGTTTAACAAT CCGGCGGCGAAAGCGATCAAGTACGTTATTGTGGAATCGGATCAGAAGATTGATCTTGGCGGTATAGCGGCCTCGATCACGGCGGGCACGGTCGGTGACAGCAAGGCGATCACGGTGCAGGTAAACACCTCGCCGAACACGATCAAATTCCTGAACAATTTCACGGTGAAAATGTACTGCGAGAAATAA